Within Nosocomiicoccus ampullae, the genomic segment ATAATGCTGAAATAATTCCAGTGGATAGTGAACACTCTGCGATCTTTCAATGTTTAAACGGCGAGGATCTAAAAACTGTAAAAACCTTAATTATAACCGCGTCAGGTGGAAGTTTTAGAGACTTAACGAGAGATGAATTAAAGTCAGTAACAAAAAAAGATGCGTTAAATCATCCAAATTGGTCGATGGGACAAAAGATTACAATTGATAGCGCAACGATGATGAATAAAGGACTCGAAGTCATTGAGGCGCACCACTTATTTAATATGAATGCTGAAAATATAAAAACGTTAATTCATAGAGAGAGTATTATTCATTCGATGGTAGAATTTAACGACAATTCTATCATGGCACAAATCGGTAACAGTGATATGAGAACTGCAATTCAATATGCACTCACTTATCCGACGAGAATTGAAAAGAATAATCCATTAGATATTCATGAATTATCTACATTAAACTTTGAACCGATGGACTTTAATCGTTTTAAAATGATTCAATTTGCATATGATGCGTTAAAAATTGGTGGGACGATGCCTGCTATAATGAATGCAGCAAATGAATATGCGGTCGAGAAATTTTTAAACGATGAAATTACATTTTTAGAAATTGAAGATATCGTCGAGTCTAGAATGAATGAACATACAGTAATAGAACATCCAGATCTAGATACAATTCTTTATTACGATAAACTTTATAAAGAAGACTGGAGGTCATAACTCTTGGTAGGTATTTTATCTTTTATCGTCGTCTTTGGAGTACTTGTTACAGTACATGAGTTTGGACATTTATATTTCGCAAAACGTGCAGGTATTTACTGTCCAGAATTCGCGATTGGTATGGGACCAAAATTATTTTCTTATACACATAAAGACACGCTATATACAATACGACTTCTCCCTGTTGGAGGATATGTCCGTATGGCAAGTGCTGATATGGAAGTGAACCCTCTAAATAAAGGAATGAGTATTACATTAAAATTGAACGATTCAAATGAAGTTACACACGTTATTTTAGATGATAAACATAACTTCACAGATATAGAGCAAGTCGAAGTTGTTGATAACGATTTTGTTCGTAATATGACTCTTACAGCGAATCGTTATAGTGATAATGAAGTTGTAACTTATAAAATTGCTAAAACAGCATACTTAGTTGAAAATGGACAGTTAGAAAGAATTCCGTCATATAATGAACGCTTCGAATCTAAAACACCTTGGCAACGATTTTTAACGCTATTTGCTGGACCATTATTTAACTTTTTACTCGCATTCGTTCTATTTATATTTTTAGCATATGTCGTTGGTAAAACAGTCGACGAGCCAATCGTTGGAGAAGTTAACGAAAACTCTCCAGCTGAAGAAGCAGGGATTGAACGTGGCGATGAGATCACTGCTGTCAATGGACATGAAGTGAACGATTGGACGAGTATGACGACAACAATCGCACAAAATGCAGATGAAGAAAATCCACTCACATTTACAGTTGCAAATAACGGTGAAGTCCGTGAAGTTGATATAACACCGACGATTGAAGAAACAGAGACTCCAACAGGTGAAGTTGAAAAACGATTAATTATCGGTGTTAGACAAATGATGGCAGAGCCAAAAAACATATTCGAGCCAATTCTCTGGGGAACTGAGAGAATGATTGAAGTGAGTACGATGTTACTCACATTACTCGGTCAATTATTCTTATCGATATTCCAAGGAGAATTTACATTTGATATGTTAAATGGACCGGTCGGTATATACAAAGTGACAGAATCTGTTGCACAACTTGGTATAATTAGTTTAATCGCATTTACTGCGATGATTAGTGTAAACTTAGGTGTAATGAACCTACTACCAATTCCAGCATTAGATGGTGGTAGAATATTATTTGTACTATATGAAGCAATTTTTAGAAAACCTGTAAATAAAACAGTCGCAATGAATATCCAAATTGCGGGAGTATTATTTGTTTTAATGATCATGATTTTAGTGACATGGAACGACATTAAGGTATTTTTCTTAGGAGGATAATGGGATGAGACAATCAAAAATGTTTATACCAACACAGCGTGAAGTACCTGCTTCAGCTGAAAGTTTAAGTCATCAATTGATGTTAAAATCAGGAATGATTAAACAACTCGCACGAGGAGTATACACGTATTTACCAATTACAAAAATGGTATTAAAAAATATTGAAGAAATCGTCCGTGAAGAAATGAATCAGGTCGGAGGTAACGAAGTACAAATGCCAGTGCTTGCTCCAAAGGAACTCTGGGAAGAATCCGGACGTTGGGAGAAGTATGGTAAAGAATTAATACGTTTAAAAGACCGCCACGACAGAGACTTTCTACTTGGACCAACGCATGAAGAAGTCGTTGTTGACTTAGTAAGAGATGAGTTAAAAAGCTATAAACGTTTACCACTGACGATTTACCAAATTCAGACGAAATTCCGTGACGAATTACGTCCACGTTTTGGATTACTTCGTGGTAGAGAATTTATGATGAAAGACGCGTACTCATTCCATGTTGATCAAGAATCATTAACAAAAACATATAATGATATGTACGGGGCATATGAAAAAATCTTTTCACGTATCGGATTAGACTACCGTGCAGTTGAAGCAGATAGTGGTGCAATTGGTGGCTCACATACGCATGAATTTATGGCACTATCTGAAATCGGTGAAGATACAATTGTATTTAGTGAAGCGAGTGATTACGCTGCAAACATTGAAAAAGCACAATGTCTACGTCCTGAAACGAAAAGTGACGAAGTGGAAAAAGATATAGAAAAAATTGAAACACCTAACATTAAGTCAGTTGATGAACTTGCAGAGTTACTCGGTGTTAAAGTCGAAGAAACAACAAAAACAATGGTTGTAGAAGTCGACGGAGAGTTAAAAATGATTGTTATTCGTGGAGATCATGAATTAAATACAGTTAAATTAAAAACATTTTTTAATTCAAAAACTGAACCAGAACTTGCGGATGAAACAGATATTTTAGAAGTGTTTAATGCTCACGGAGGATCTTTAGGACCAGTCAATAGTAAAATTCCAGTCTACATTGACTACCAAGTTGAAGTTATGAAAAACTTCCCAGTCGGTGCAAACGAAGACAATTATCATTTAAAAAATGTTAACTTAAAAGATTTTGAAGTCGAAGCATTTGGAGACTTTAGATTTATTACTGAAGGTGAAATGGCACCAGATGGTAGTGGACCAGTTAAATTTAGAGAAGGTATTGAGGTTGGACAAGTATTCGAACTTGGTACTGAGTATAGTGAATCGATGAATTTAACAGTATTAAACGACAAAGGAAAAAGTGTTCCAGTATTAATGGGATGCTACGGTATTGGTATTTCAAGAACTTTATCAGCAATTGTTGAAAAATATCACGACGATAATGGAATTATGTGGCCTAAATCAGTCACACCATTTGATATTCACATCGTTATGATGAACGTGAAAAAAGATGAATTCGTCGAACCAGCTGAAACACTATACAATTCGCTTTCTAAAGATTTTAAAGTACTTCTTGATGATAGAGATGAACGTGCTGGCGTTAAATTTAACGACTCAGACTTAATTGGTATTCCAGTGAGAGTAGTCGTCGGGCGCGGTATTAAAGACGGTGTTGTAGAAGTGAAATTTAGAAATAGTGATGAAAAACACGATGTTAAACTCGAAGACTTAAAGTCATTCATCGAAGAACATTATGCATAAATTATAGACAGCGTAAATCGAGAGATTTACGCTATTTTTTAGGAGTGGAACGTTATGAATTATAACGAGCAGTTTAAAATACTCTTACAACAAGCAGGCGTTGAAGAAAATGAAGCACTCAGTGACGGCGAGCTTAGAAAAGTGATCATTGACGATAAAGAAAGACTTTGGAAATTTAAACTTCATTTCAACCAGTTAATCGATCAATCATTATTTGATAATTTATCTCAAAAAGTAAAGCATGCGTTTCAGTCGATTGCTGAAGTGAGTATTGAAATCAGTGCAGACAGATTTGAAGCACGTGATGTGTATGAATACTTAAATGATGCACTGAATATGACGAACGCGTCTGAGAATTTTAAACGACAAATTAACCGCTCAAAAGTTTTTTACAATGAAGGCGTCTTAAAATTTAGTTTTACGAGCGAAGTGACAAAAGAATGCTTTGAACGTCAATTACAGACAAATTTAATAAAAGCATATGAAGCGCTCGGAATTAAAATTACATCAATCGAAACGGATGTTGATGTAGAAGCGGTGAGTAAAAACGATGAGCAACTCGAACAAAAAATAAATGATAATACAGTTAAATTAATTAATGAACATAAAAAACAAAAAGAGGCTGAAGAAAAAGAGCCGGAAAAAGTTGTTAAACAGCTCGGTAAAAAATTATCGTTTGACGGTGTAAGACCGATGTCTAATATTGAAGATGAAGAGTTTAACGTTAGACTCGAAGGGACAATCTTTAGTAAAGATATCATCCATACGCGTACTGGAAAACAGATTTTAAACATG encodes:
- the dxr gene encoding 1-deoxy-D-xylulose-5-phosphate reductoisomerase produces the protein MKRVSILGATGSIGTQTLDVIRLNRDKFMLEAISVGENIDSLRKIIAEFNPKLVSVKHEKDVKKLKDEFNDVLFTSGDNGLIDVATYDADILVTAILGSVGLVPTLRAIEQGKKIGLANKETLVAAGDIVMSHAKKYNAEIIPVDSEHSAIFQCLNGEDLKTVKTLIITASGGSFRDLTRDELKSVTKKDALNHPNWSMGQKITIDSATMMNKGLEVIEAHHLFNMNAENIKTLIHRESIIHSMVEFNDNSIMAQIGNSDMRTAIQYALTYPTRIEKNNPLDIHELSTLNFEPMDFNRFKMIQFAYDALKIGGTMPAIMNAANEYAVEKFLNDEITFLEIEDIVESRMNEHTVIEHPDLDTILYYDKLYKEDWRS
- the rseP gene encoding RIP metalloprotease RseP, coding for MVGILSFIVVFGVLVTVHEFGHLYFAKRAGIYCPEFAIGMGPKLFSYTHKDTLYTIRLLPVGGYVRMASADMEVNPLNKGMSITLKLNDSNEVTHVILDDKHNFTDIEQVEVVDNDFVRNMTLTANRYSDNEVVTYKIAKTAYLVENGQLERIPSYNERFESKTPWQRFLTLFAGPLFNFLLAFVLFIFLAYVVGKTVDEPIVGEVNENSPAEEAGIERGDEITAVNGHEVNDWTSMTTTIAQNADEENPLTFTVANNGEVREVDITPTIEETETPTGEVEKRLIIGVRQMMAEPKNIFEPILWGTERMIEVSTMLLTLLGQLFLSIFQGEFTFDMLNGPVGIYKVTESVAQLGIISLIAFTAMISVNLGVMNLLPIPALDGGRILFVLYEAIFRKPVNKTVAMNIQIAGVLFVLMIMILVTWNDIKVFFLGG
- a CDS encoding proline--tRNA ligase, encoding MRQSKMFIPTQREVPASAESLSHQLMLKSGMIKQLARGVYTYLPITKMVLKNIEEIVREEMNQVGGNEVQMPVLAPKELWEESGRWEKYGKELIRLKDRHDRDFLLGPTHEEVVVDLVRDELKSYKRLPLTIYQIQTKFRDELRPRFGLLRGREFMMKDAYSFHVDQESLTKTYNDMYGAYEKIFSRIGLDYRAVEADSGAIGGSHTHEFMALSEIGEDTIVFSEASDYAANIEKAQCLRPETKSDEVEKDIEKIETPNIKSVDELAELLGVKVEETTKTMVVEVDGELKMIVIRGDHELNTVKLKTFFNSKTEPELADETDILEVFNAHGGSLGPVNSKIPVYIDYQVEVMKNFPVGANEDNYHLKNVNLKDFEVEAFGDFRFITEGEMAPDGSGPVKFREGIEVGQVFELGTEYSESMNLTVLNDKGKSVPVLMGCYGIGISRTLSAIVEKYHDDNGIMWPKSVTPFDIHIVMMNVKKDEFVEPAETLYNSLSKDFKVLLDDRDERAGVKFNDSDLIGIPVRVVVGRGIKDGVVEVKFRNSDEKHDVKLEDLKSFIEEHYA